One genomic window of Salvia miltiorrhiza cultivar Shanhuang (shh) chromosome 4, IMPLAD_Smil_shh, whole genome shotgun sequence includes the following:
- the LOC131021966 gene encoding benzyl alcohol O-benzoyltransferase-like: MESTNALTFKVARKRPELIAPAKATPHEFKLLSDIDDQEGLRFQIPVIQFYRRNPFPEGKEPVKVIRDAIAKALVFYYPFAGRLREGAGRKLVVECTGEGVMFIEADADVTLKQFGDSLQPPFPCLEDLLYDVPGTTQVLNSPLLLIQVTRLKCGGFIFALRLNHTMCDAAGLVQFMSAVGELARGAEAPSIPPVWDRHLLNARNPPSVTCTHHEYDDVPDTKGTLIPLDDMVHRSFFFGAAELSALRSLLPPHLRGSSTFELLTACLWRCRTIAISPEPDEEVRILCIVNSRTRFNPPLPTGYYGNAFAFPVAIATAGALSKNPLHYALELVRKTKADVTEEYMKSVADLMVIRNRPHFTVVRSYLVSDVTHAGFGQVDFGWGKPAYGGPAKGGVGAIPGVASFYIPFKNIKGEDGIVVPICLPANAMEVFVKELERLLKGGGDAVPNMKTTAFITSAL; encoded by the exons ATGGAGTCAACCAATGCTTTAACCTTCAAAGTGGCGAGGAAAAGGCCAGAGTTGATCGCTCCGGCAAAGGCAACACCACATGAGTTCAAGCTCCTCTCCGACATCGACGATCAAGAGGGCCTCCGTTTCCAGATCCCGGTGATTCAGTTCTACCGGAGAAACCCCTTCCCAGAAGGGAAAGAACCAGTGAAGGTGATCCGTGACGCCATTGCGAAAGCCTTGGTTTTCTACTACCCTTTCGCGGGGCGGCTGAGGGAAGGCGCCGGGCGGAAGCTGGTGGTGGAGTGCACCGGAGAGGGCGTGATGTTCATCGAGGCTGACGCCGATGTAACGCTGAAGCAGTTCGGAGATTCACTTCAGCCGCCATTCCCATGCCTCGAAGACCTGCTTTACGATGTCCCTGGAACCACCCAAGTGCTCAATTCTCCCCTATTGTTGATTCAG GTGACGCGTCTGAAATGCGGAGGCTTCATCTTTGCTCTCCGGCTGAATCACACGATGTGCGACGCGGCCGGACTAGTCCAATTTATGTCGGCGGTGGGCGAACTCGCACGCGGCGCTGAAGCCCCTTCCATCCCACCCGTTTGGGACAGACACCTCCTCAACGCGCGCAACCCGCCGAGCGTGACGTGCACGCACCACGAATACGACGACGTTCCGGACACCAAAGGAACCTTAATCCCCCTGGACGACATGGTGCATCGCTCCTTCTTCTTCGGCGCCGCCGAGTTATCCGCCCTCCGCAGCCTCCTGCCTCCGCACCTGCGCGGCAGCTCCACCTTCGAGCTCCTCACGGCCTGCCTTTGGCGCTGCCGCACCATCGCCATCTCGCCGGAACCCGACGAGGAGGTCAGAATCCTGTGCATCGTGAATTCTCGGACGCGATTCAATCCGCCGCTCCCCACCGGCTACTACGGCAACGCTTTCGCTTTCCCCGTCGCGATAGCCACAGCCGGCGCCTTGTCGAAGAATCCGCTGCATTACGCGCTGGAACTCGTGAGGAAGACGAAAGCCGACGTAACGGAGGAGTATATGAAATCGGTGGCGGATCTGATGGTGATTAGGAACCGCCCGCATTTCACGGTGGTGCGGAGCTACCTAGTGTCCGATGTTACGCACGCCGGCTTCGGACAGGTGGATTTCGGCTGGGGAAAGCCGGCGTACGGCGGTCCGGCTAAGGGCGGCGTCGGTGCGATTCCCGGCGTCGCGAGCTTTTACATTCCTTTTAAGAATATCAAGGGCGAGGACGGAATAGTGGTTCCAATATGCTTGCCGGCGAATGCCATGGAAGTGTTCGTGAAGGAGCTCGAGAGGTTGTTGAAAGGCGGTGGCGATGCGGTGCCGAACATGAAAACTACGGCGTTTATCACGTCGGCGCTGTGA
- the LOC131021967 gene encoding benzyl alcohol O-benzoyltransferase-like gives MSSSKTLSFKVTKRNPELVSPAEPIPYEFKYLSDLDDQIGFRRYLPMINFYQKNPSMKGKDPVKTIRDAVAKALVFYYPWAGRLREYVGQKLAVECTGQGVVFVEADADVMLHQFGDTLYPPFPNLEHLFPHMPNNNQIINSPLMLIQVTRLKCGGFIFAYLFNHTMCDAAGLFQFLSAVGELARGAAVPSIMPVWERHLLSARQPPRVSFPHREFDDDVASGETPIPVEEMVERSFFFSAADISSLRRSLPPHLQSCTRFEIVAGCAWRCRTIALSPKPDEEVRFSCVVNLRKRMKPPLPVGYYGNVIAAPLAVTTAEEISKKPLQFAVELVRKAKEEATDEYLRSLIDLMVMRGRPIYAPRNNYMVSDLTHGGFEQVDVGWGTAAYGGISIGVSGATWYIPFKNGIVVPVSLPLKSMQVFHKQLQMMMAAARTTSAL, from the exons ATGTCTTCATCTAAAACCTTGAGCTTTAAAGTTACTAAAAGAAATCCAGAGCTTGTCTCTCCGGCGGAACCCATACCATATGAATTCAAATATCTGTCTGACTTAGACGATCAGATTGGGTTTCGAAGATACCTTCCAATGATAAATTTCTACCAAAAGAATCCCTCCATGAAAGGGAAAGATCCTGTGAAAACTATACGTGATGCAGTTGCCAAAGCCTTGGTCTTTTATTATCCATGGGCAGGGCGATTGAGGGAATACGTTGGTCAGAAGCTAGCGGTGGAGTGCACCGGCCAGGGAGTGGTGTTCGTCGAGGCCGATGCGGATGTGATGTTGCACCAGTTTGGAGATACTCTTTATCCACCCTTCCCCAACTTGGAACACCTTTTTCCTCATATGCCAAACAACAACCAAATAATCAATTCTCCTCTCATGCTTATTCAG GTTACGCGTCTAAAATGTGGCGGATTTATCTTTGCTTATCTCTTCAATCACACAATGTGCGACGCCGCCGGCCTTTTCCAATTTCTCTCTGCCGTCGGCGAACTTGCTCGCGGCGCGGCAGTTCCTTCTATCATGCCGGTGTGGGAAAGGCATCTCCTCTCCGCTCGTCAGCCACCGCGCGTGTCGTTTCCCCACCGTGAATTTGATGATGATGTCGCAAGTGGCGAAACCCCCATCCCGGTTGAAGAAATGGTGGAGCGCTCCTTCTTCTTTAGCGCCGCCGACATCTCGAGCCTCCGCCGCAGCCTACCGCCACATCTCCAGAGCTGCACCAGATTCGAAATCGTGGCAGGTTGCGCCTGGCGCTGCCGGACAATCGCTCTCTCTCCCAAACCTGATGAAGAGGTTAGGTTCTCATGCGTTGTGAATTTGCGGAAGCGAATGAAGCCTCCGCTTCCAGTGGGATACTACGGCAACGTTATAGCTGCCCCACTGGCTGTCACAACTGCTGAGGAAATATCAAAAAAGCCGCTGCAGTTCGCGGTGGAGCTGGTGAGGAAAGCCAAAGAGGAAGCAACGGATGAGTACCTGAGATCTTTGATAGATCTGATGGTGATGAGAGGTCGCCCCATATACGCGCCACGTAACAATTACATGGTGTCGGACTTGACGCATGGGGGTTTCGAGCAAGTGGATGTTGGGTGGGGCACGGCGGCGTATGGTGGGATCTCGATAGGCGTAAGTGGGGCGACTTGGTACATACCCTTTAAGAATGGCATAGTGGTTCCTGTTTCCCTACCGCTCAAATCAATGCAAGTCTTCCACAAACAGCTTCAGATGATGATGGCTGCTGCTCGAACAACTTCAGCtttgtaa
- the LOC131023497 gene encoding fructokinase-like 1, chloroplastic, with product MATLELLLHHSHSFALSQHPIINFSSFRPIYPKLPPIKSSATDSPSTSSTTPRRGRKKSTTTSTTKRSRLLRKSGDSPDTKNVDDELYDYDDGVDFPYLDPPLVCCFGDAQKEFVPTVRVAPEQMHPYIYSQWKMLQWNPPEFARAPGGPPSNVAISHVRLGGRAAFMGKVGNDEFGEELVLMMNKERVQTRGVKFDDKAAVGMSCCCCWDCRTGEREGGAGGRGSGAGAGGRRGWEAEGNRGGGPRGWNELN from the coding sequence atggcaaCTCTTGAGCTCCTACTCCACCATTCTCATTCATTTGCCCTAAGTCAGCACCCCATCATCAATTTCTCAAGTTTTCGCCCAATTTACCCCAAATTACCGCCTATCAAATCCTCCGCCACTGATTCTCCATCCACCAGCTCCACCACCCCCCGCCGCGGCCGCAAAAAgtccaccaccacctccacaaCGAAAAGATCAAGGCTACTGAGGAAATCAGGAGATTCGCCAGACACCAAAAATGTCGACGACGAGCTCTACGATTACGACGACGGCGTCGATTTCCCTTACCTGGATCCGCCGTTGGTATGCTGCTTCGGAGACGCGCAGAAGGAGTTTGTGCCCACGGTGAGAGTGGCGCCGGAGCAGATGCACCCGTACATCTACTCGCAGTGGAAAATGTTACAGTGGAACCCGCCGGAGTTCGCTCGGGCCCCCGGCGGCCCGCCGTCGAATGTGGCGATCTCCCACGTGAGGCTCGGCGGGCGGGCGGCCTTCATGGGGAAGGTCGGGAATGATGAGTTCGGTGAGGAGCTGGTGTTGATGATGAATAAGGAGAGGGTGCAGACGAGAGGGGTGAAATTTGATGATAAGGCTGCTGTTGGGatgagctgctgctgctgctgggatTGCCGGACTGGAGAAAGGGAGGGAGGCGCCGGTGggagaggcagcggcgccggtGCCGGTGGTAGGCGGGGATGGGAGGCCGAAGGGAACCGTGGAGGCGGGCCGCGCGGGTGGAATGAATTGAATTAA